From Camelus ferus isolate YT-003-E chromosome 18, BCGSAC_Cfer_1.0, whole genome shotgun sequence, one genomic window encodes:
- the LOC106730151 gene encoding zymogen granule protein 16 homolog B-like — MEGGPGTARIPSAGTRPQDSPGQELLTPQLETMLLWLTLALLWSSSCWAGQTYGPGGGWYFSTSKDNANEITGIRVCIGAVGIVKSIQVRYGSSWSERYGVAGGTCQEFLLQPGEHITAVYGSYRLFLRYLLIYTDQNNWTVFGENGGRNFFALPDGSEKVLTGIFGQYKLLGISSIGFEWDYPLVEVTTVQPFSAST, encoded by the exons ATGGAAGGGGGACCAGGCACCGCAAGAATCCCCAGTGCCGGGACCAGGCCACAAGACTCTCCAGGCCAG GAGCTCTTGACTCCCCAGCTAGAAACCATGCTGCTGTGGCTGACCCTCGCCCTCCTGTGGAGCAGCTCCTGCTGGGCAGGAC AGACCTATGGACCCGGAGGAGGCTGGTATTTCAGTACCTCCAAAGACAATGCAAATGAAATAACCGGGATTCGAGTGTGTATAGGTGCTGTGGGCATAGTTAAGAG CATCCAGGTGAGGTATGGCTCCTCCTGGAGTGAACGCTATGGAGTTGCAGGTGGGACGTGCCAGGAATTTCTCCTGCAGCCAGGCGAACACATTACAGCAGTCTACGGCTCCTACAGGCTTTTCCTCCGGTACTTGCTGATTTACACTGACCAAAATAACtggactgtatttggagagaaTGGTGGCAGGAACTTTTTTGCCTTACCTGATGGGAGTGAGAAGGTGCTCACTGGAATCTTTGGGCAGTATAAGTTGCTGGGCATCTCCAGCATAGGCTTTGAGTGGGATTATCCTCTAGTAGAGGTGACCACTGTTCAACCATTTAGTGCCTCAACCTGA